In Struthio camelus isolate bStrCam1 chromosome 31, bStrCam1.hap1, whole genome shotgun sequence, the genomic window CAGAAACGCTTTCCTCCTGAGGTTGATCTTGGGGATGCACATTCTCTTATGAATGTGAAGACTGACTGCTCTTCCCTGTCTCTTTGCAGCTTCGTTATGTAATTGATTACCATTATGCAGATCACTGACCCGTTACTAAGGGATAGTTTATATTTTGTGGCCTAAAAATAGATATTTAGGAACATATTTTAAGACAGCTGTGACCACAGACAGTATGCTTGTGTTGCCAAGTGGCCATTTATGCATTTCATGCCTCCTTAAAGATAGGCCAGCTCAGTTTTGAGGGACTCACTCCTTTGTAGAATTAGAAGACTAGTGTCTCCTCCACCTACGTGCGTATCTTCCCAACTGCACTAACTCCTTAAGGATCAAGATAAATATAGAAAGGGCTGTTAGGGAACTAAGAGGTATTCTCTTATCCTCTGAGTCACTCAAGCTGCTTGTTTTTCCCCTAGTCTCTCACAACTCTTTGTACCTTTTTTCCCATTCTCTCTGTCATCTTTAGGTGAAAAAGGGGTTCTTGTGTTTATTGAAtgtgcaggtgggtttttttgttcaagTTAGGAAACTTGCATGTTTCTTTGACCAGTGCCTGGGAATAAGAATTGCCACTTCTATGTTCTGATTCTTGTTATCCCATTATCATTAAAAAGCTGTCAGCTTTTAGTGTGGCATATTTGTAATACCACTCATTCTACGCTAAGTATAGTGTTAATATTTTAGATGAGTAGGTAGGATCGATAGCGAAGGATATAACTCACAGGTTAGCGTCAAAATCGCTGCAGAATTGCTGCAGATTACCAAAGAGTGTTGCACGCGATTGATTTAGgtgctttgcttgctttttgtgaCCACTAGGTGTCCTTGTTCAATTGCGTCTCGCTATTATTTATTCTTTGCTAATAGCAAAAGCCTTGGTtgggccaggctcccgctctcTGTACTGCACACAGCATAACAtgatctttctctcttccagagCTGACACTTTGCACTTCTGAGGTTTGCTCACTATTCTCTCTTGTGCATTCTCAGACCCAGAGAGCACCTCGTGCTACTTTATGTGATGGATTGCTCTCTCAGTATGATGAAGATTCCCAAAGGTGGAAAGAGAATTACTTTGTTATTCTTGGAGATTTAACCCTGGAATGGTTTGAAAGCAAAGAGGTAAATATGCTCCTTCTGCTACAACTGTTGTAGAGGTTGTAAAATCAAGGGTTTTATGTGGTCATACTGCTGGCAAACATTCCTAGGCATCCCCTGCAGCCACGACAGAAGAAGACTGTGCAAATACAGCTACTAGGATGTAGCTGGTGTCATGTAAAAGCCTACCACTTCACACCTGGATTGCTGAAAGCAGGTTCTCCTTGCAAGGGCAAATGTGTTCTTTCTCCTTAAAATTCATCCTAGTTTACTGTGTTGCCTTATGTTCCCTCACTACCTACTCTAATTGTTGTTACTCGGCTGTGTTAATGAGCTACTGCGTTCTACAGCTGGTGGCCTTGTAAGTGAAGTCATGAGAAACAAAACCTCTCGCTGTTGTCAGCTGCTCTAAAGTGCAGAACTGAAATCTATATAAAGAATTCTACCTGTAAACCTGCACTGAGAACACTCCATTTGATTTCTTTcccaggccctggggaaaggctgtgAGCCTAGAGGCTCAACTGCTTTGTCTGGCTACCTGTTGTTGACTTCGCAAAGTGAATACACCAAACTGGTCAGCAGTCTGTGCCAAGGGTTTGCAGGTAATTCTATGATGTGTCGATCTTAAGAAATCTATATCGGCCTAGATATGAGCGGAATCCAGTTGGGCACCTCTCAAAGCATTACAAAAAACCAATGACTTGAGTGGCACATTGGCAACAGTAGCAATAACGCCAGGCAAGCTTTGTGTCAAGTGATGAGATCTTGCAGTCCTTGCCACAAGAGAAAGTAATGGTCTGACACAGAGGAGTCTTCATTACGTACAGACAGAGCTACAGCATTCAGAGGCTAAACTGAACGTTATATTGACGTCCCACAGACGTTGTGCTTTCAAGATCTCATGCAGCTaaatatgtgtttttttctttgtttttccttatccTCTTGGGTCTCTTTCCTCTGGAACATGACAGCTGTGTTTAGAGCTTCTGGCAGATTGCAAGATTTCACTTAGCTAACTGAAAAACTAACAGTTTAAAATGAAGCGGCCTGAAATTAGAAGCAGATGCAGAGACATTTTTGCCAGTGAGCAAGATTCATTTGAAATGGTttctctgttcagtttttcaGTCTCACTTTTATAGGATAACTGCATACTGTAAAAATTATATCTGGCTGTGATATGCAAATTACTGATGGCTTTTTAAATTACAGACAGCAGTTAAAAATTGCTAATGGAACTAGCATCTTTCTAGTATGCTGAAGACGTTGCTTAAAAAGGAAGTGAGACTTTACCAATTGCATTCAGAACAAAGTATTTGTAAGAGTAGTCTACAAGTGGTCCTTACTGTTCATAAAACTATGTCAaaatttgtgttttttgtttctaataatactaaaaaaaagttGACCCACCTTAGGAATGACTGTGCAAACTCCCAATTTGACATCATCGATTTGACGACATTTCCCCTGCCACAGATTAAAGACTGCTGTCTGGCTGGTGCTGATCACTACCCAGCTTGCTCCCTCATTTTCTAATAAGCTACTGATACACAGCAGGCCTTGGATCACTCTGGAAAGGTGGcgttttattttgtcattataaTGATAGCTCTCAATGAGAGATAACAGACCTACCAGTAGTTGCTGTGAAATTGCCTGGAGTTTATAGAAACATTAATTTCAAATTGTACCTGTGATGGCATACACTgggctttctcttctttccttccgcCCCAAGGTGGCTCTTCCCAGCAGGGCTGTAATGCCTTAGCTGATCCTCCAGgagagtttttgtttttcctctaccATCCATTCCGGAGGCACTTTTGTTTTTGCACAAACTCTGCAGAATCCCAGAGGCTCTGGAAATCTGCTCTTCAAGATGGGATTCGGTATCACAGTACAGGTAATGCTTTGGAATCTGGTAGGTTTCTGCCTTTACGTAGTCCATCTAAGGAAGCAGTATCATCCATGAAAGCTGTGAGCATGAGCCCTCTACCATAAGGATCTTTTCATGGAGGGGCCAGCTGTAAATGAGATCTCTATAAATTCTTGGATTTCTGATTCCTATGGCTAGACAGTGAGAAAATTTCCTGCAGTCCTTTTTCCTCTGGAATAATTTTGTAGTTGCTAAATTCCTGCAACTTCACATGATTTGGCTGGCACTCCTTTAGGAAATACTGAGACTCAGTGTTAGGCTACTGCATTTGGATTCACTGAAGTGTTTAGAAtatcttcccctcttcttttccaCCATTAGCGTAATTTCCTCTATGCAGTAGATTTCCTACAGCATTTGTCATCCTGGCGTTTTGTAGTCTTTGTGTTGTATTTACGAACGCGTCATTTGAATATGATTAAAAGCAAGTAGGTTTTTCTAAGTAATCTTAATTAAACGTAACTGGGACTAACTCATCTTTTGTCTTCAGAATTACAGAGGAGAGATTCTTTTGAAGCTGAGGCCTTTCTGGAGGCTGTACGATTTTACAGACAAGAGAGAGGTAGCTACAGGGCAGGGGATCTCCTCCTGGGAGTGGAAGCTGAGGTTTGTAAAGTGTTGAATGTTCCAATACCAGAGTATTTAATGCAAGTTTGTTGCCTGGAACTTggtttaaatagttttttttgggggggcgggggggtgtttAGATTCTTGGTAATGTGCTAATGGAAGATTTGCTGCCAGTGCTGCGGTCTCAAGTGCTCCCAAATATCAGAGGGTCAGAAACTCGGAGAAAGCAGCTGTGGCTCCAGGTAAACGCACAAGTCGCTATTTGCATTTGAAAGTCAGTGCTGGTCCccatcttgggttttttttcttttttttccctttctttagcaTATGGTGATAGAACCTCTGCTGTTGGGAGAGCTAGATCCAATTTTGGGATACCTTCTGCCTGATACAAGCTGCACAAATGCAGCATTACTCGTAGCTCTTAAGTACTAGGTTGTATAACAGTGAAACAGAGTTTTCCTTAGAAACAGAGTGGTTTGTTGGTCGCAAAGTTACTCATCTGCTTAAAGGAAAGATGAGTTCTGAGTTGAAAGCAGTGTGGAAACTACTGGTAGGACTATTTTATTTAAAGCTCTACAGTTGGAGAGGACGGGGGAGCTATAAACGTGAGCTTCAtgtataaacttttaaaataaagaacaattcAACAAACGATGCCCATTCTAAggcttctctgccttttctgtctcctgtgaAACTGCTGTCTTTAATGTACGTTGTGCAAAGATAGAGAGAAAGCATTACACTGTGTGAAGGGTATGTTTAGTTCTGGTTTGCTGCGTATGGGCAATGAGGGAATGATTATAAGGGAGGTGAGGAACAATGAATGACTTGATATTTGGGCTGGGTGAGATGATGCTGGATGAGTTGAAAAGAATCTTAGAAGCCTGACGCAGAAGACGGTCTTTTGTTTGCTGGTGAGCCTAGTAACCTAACAAGGAATTTGCTTCTGTTAGAATAGACAGTAATGTTTCCAAAACTTGCCTAAGGCCTGTATGatgcctctttcctttccttaattctttcttcctctctctctctctctctctctctctctctctctctctctggttcCCCTGCTCTTTAATGGCCACCCAGTTTCTGCAGGAGGCTTACACACTGATCCTCAGTCAAGTCTCCAGTGAATTCAAAGTTTTTCAGAGGGACCAAGAAAAACTACAAATTCAGTTGGAGAAGAAAATTCGCCCAGACCTGGATCAGATGCTGACTTTAAAGGATCAGATAGCCAGAAAACTCCAAGGTTGGACAAACGGGGCAAAAGGCtgggagaaaaggcaaaaaatttgCCAGTTCAAAAAGCAATTGGACAAATCCATTAAATTTTTTAGAGGGCTATTAAACATGGAACCTTGTTCTAGCCCAGGAACTCCTTTTGCATCTTAGGCCTCTGCTGTTGATGGTTGTTGAAAACAGGACATTGGGTCACCACTTTGGCCTGACCCAGCAAAGCTATTCTTAGTGTATGTAGTTTATATTCAGTTGATACAATCTTTACTTTGCAATTTTCTGGCAGGTGAGAGTAGCCTGCAGAATCATCTGCCAACAGCAAGGCTGGAGTAGGAATTAATTCATAATGAAATGCTCTTCTAAACAATTCTGCTTGTTTTACTGTTGCTTAATGATTTGTTTCAGTTGAAAATCCATATTTATACTGAAAATTCCAATGATTTTTTAATATGCGGAACTTCAAGGCTCTTGCCCATAGTTGCAGCCCTTTAATTTGTGAGCTTTCGGCTTAGATATCACTGTTTTGGGTACACCGATAACAGACTAACAGATACTATGAAGTTGTAAGTAATAAACCATTGACTGTGGGCAGAAGTTATCGGATGGTGGTTTCTACACAGTCCGAGCCCCTGTTCTCTTGGATTTGTGCCTAGTGGATCCAGGGCAATGTGGAGCCCAGCACAGTCTATCAGACAACCCATAGCTTTCAATTTTGACAGCCATGGTGCACAGCGCGGCAGAATCATGCTGTTGCCAGAGAGTGGAGCCTGACCTGGACTTTGTGATGGAGGAACTCATGCGTCCGATCAGCTCAGGAGCAGAGATGGTACGCTCGCTCTTTGCTGAGAGAGTTGATGAGATGGTCCGAACTGTACGGAACTCTCCTATCGCAGTCTTACAAAAAGAGGTAAAATACATGGATGATATGACAAAGGCGACTGCTTTTTTCCAGCTCCCTGCAGACCACGTTGCTGTTAAATTTGCAGGCACAGGAATACAAACGTTCTACCTACTGTGGCAGTTGTCAGTGCAGGATTGATTCTTGAGGCATCATACTTTTCACTGTCACAATGTTACAGCTAATTTGCAGGTTTTGAACCCTGGCAAGCAGGTTCTCACTGACCCCAGGGTTGGGTTTAATTCAGCATAAAGTCTCTTAAGTTGCATATTACTGGAAAGGTATGCTGGGGAATTGTCATAGTacgcttttctctttcttatactCTTTCCTTGAGCGGCGTGTAGCTGGCCACTGTCTTATCGCCCTGTATTCATGAGAGAATCTGAGGCCTGACCAGAAATAGATTAAAGGAAGGAAGTGGGAATAGTACAGAGCTGGGGTTCCAGATGAGTTTGGGAgcaaatattaaaaaggaaaagggacaCTGTATACTGCCTAAGTAATGCGCTGTTGCTCTGATGTAGCTTCTAACACTTGGGAGAACATCTTGGATGCCTGAAATCATGCAACCGTGTTATGAGAAGGCTGACGTTTATAAAGAAAGCCTGCAGAGACTTGAGAGGTTTGGCTTTCACAGCATGACAAGCTTGGTCCTCGGAGCTCAGAACCTCATGCAGCAAGTAAGTGGTAAAAAAAACCTGAGAAAACCTGCTGGGAAAAAGCTCAGAAGGGCTGACCTTGTGAGTTAGCTCCAATCTTAGCTATTACTTTCACtttttgtgctctctctctctccttatttTCTTCTTGGGCTGCCCAGAAGGCATGAAGCAAAGGTTTGAAAAGGTTGTCTCGGTAAAAGAAAGCTGACTGACCAGGACCATCATTCCCACTTGGAGTGAGATGCAGAGTGAAACCCTGGTTCCTGCGTGTCTGGTACCCACTCAGTagacttttgttttttacagCTAATGCAGAATTCCATCTATACCTTCCAGCAGCTTTCGGAGCAACGCCTCAGCCAGGCAACTAACTGTAACCAAGTTGTCCAAATACTGGAAAACGTCAAAGATCGTGTGCTAAAGGTAAAGGCATGAGATGCCTTCTTTGTCCTTCCCTGTGTGTTTGATCTCGCTTGGATGCGTGTATGTTGGATGCatgtgggctttttctttttctgttgagtGGTGTTGCTTTACTACAGGTATTTTCCCATGCTTCTGCGTGCGGTTTTAACGCAACAGATACAGTGGTTGTTAGAGAAGGCACCTGACGGTTGGACTTACTCTCCTTTGAATTTCATTGTCATCTGCTTGCAGAAATTTGACTATGACAGCAGTTCCACCCGGAAGCAGTTTGCTCAGGAGTGGCTGGttcaaatttttcttccttttctgctgaaGCATTTGGAGTCCAGGTGTAAACTGGTAAGGCTGTGAATCTGAGAGAGGCTGGAAGGGGTTCTGACTGTGCTGAGATGGAAAGAGGGCTCATATAAGCAGATTTTAgctcagcaaaaataaaatcatttggtGGTTCTGGAAAGCAGTGTAAACTAAGAGGTTTTTACTGGGTGGGTGAGTTGTCTTCCCTTCAGTacagcttttccttctctctagTGTTCTGGTGTTTAGGAACTGTGCTTTAACCCTGAAgaaaagagctttaaaataaCCCATGCCATCACAGCCCACCGAACCACAGTCCTCTCACGCAAGGCATCCAGTAAATTTCCTCCAAACGGATACAAGTCGATTCTGTTTCACACCATAAATGTGACTGCCGTTTAGCT contains:
- the NIBAN3 gene encoding protein Niban 3 isoform X1, whose translation is MGGRYSSPLGRKQRRYLRGCTAAMMKNFLPYYERQLATAFLRQVSGELDLQGKLALQLLQSKTQRAPRATLCDGLLSQYDEDSQRWKENYFVILGDLTLEWFESKEALGKGCEPRGSTALSGYLLLTSQSEYTKLVSSLCQGFAGGSSQQGCNALADPPGEFLFFLYHPFRRHFCFCTNSAESQRLWKSALQDGIRYHSTELQRRDSFEAEAFLEAVRFYRQERGSYRAGDLLLGVEAEILGNVLMEDLLPVLRSQVLPNIRGSETRRKQLWLQFLQEAYTLILSQVSSEFKVFQRDQEKLQIQLEKKIRPDLDQMLTLKDQIARKLQAMVHSAAESCCCQRVEPDLDFVMEELMRPISSGAEMVRSLFAERVDEMVRTVRNSPIAVLQKELLTLGRTSWMPEIMQPCYEKADVYKESLQRLERFGFHSMTSLVLGAQNLMQQLMQNSIYTFQQLSEQRLSQATNCNQVVQILENVKDRVLKKFDYDSSSTRKQFAQEWLVQIFLPFLLKHLESRCKLELPKYESYVFADCSGIISVENIYEEMVLSVLLKAISKALKEASGRNKHSLYRDSFFCVLESVDNPLPEVTAHALSEIRMGALSSSSALDTVNPPTCQVNKSASGEKIW
- the NIBAN3 gene encoding protein Niban 3 isoform X2, which translates into the protein MGGRYSSPLGRKQRRYLRGCTAAMMKNFLPYYERQLATAFLRQVSGELDLQGKLALQLLQSKTQRAPRATLCDGLLSQYDEDSQRWKENYFVILGDLTLEWFESKEALGKGCEPRGSTALSGYLLLTSQSEYTKLVSSLCQGFAGGSSQQGCNALADPPGEFLFFLYHPFRRHFCFCTNSAESQRLWKSALQDGIRYHSTELQRRDSFEAEAFLEAVRFYRQERGSYRAGDLLLGVEAEFLQEAYTLILSQVSSEFKVFQRDQEKLQIQLEKKIRPDLDQMLTLKDQIARKLQAMVHSAAESCCCQRVEPDLDFVMEELMRPISSGAEMVRSLFAERVDEMVRTVRNSPIAVLQKELLTLGRTSWMPEIMQPCYEKADVYKESLQRLERFGFHSMTSLVLGAQNLMQQLMQNSIYTFQQLSEQRLSQATNCNQVVQILENVKDRVLKKFDYDSSSTRKQFAQEWLVQIFLPFLLKHLESRCKLELPKYESYVFADCSGIISVENIYEEMVLSVLLKAISKALKEASGRNKHSLYRDSFFCVLESVDNPLPEVTAHALSEIRMGALSSSSALDTVNPPTCQVNKSASGEKIW